In Pseudomonadales bacterium, the genomic window ACCTTGCTGAGACAATACTAGTCGCAAGAACTCTAAGGTAATTGGATCAAGCGGCTTATTCGGCGCCTTGTTCACATAAACATATAGGAAACGCGACAGTGGGTAAGTACCAGCGACTGCATTTGCAGGTGTTGCATCGACAAATTCACCACCGACTTTTTTGCTCAGCGGAACTGAACGCACTGAAGAGGTTTTGTAACCAATACCTGAGTAACCAATACCGTTGATTGAAGTCGAAACTGACTGCACGACAGAAGCAGAACCCGGTTGCTCATTCACATTATTTTTAAAATCACCTTTACATAGGCCTTTCTTTTTAAAATAGCCATAAGTACCGGAAACTGAGTTACGACCAAACATTTGGATGGTACGCTTATCCCAAGCATCGGCCAAACCTAGCTGACCCCAAGTCTCAATATTTGCGGTTGCACCACATTTGCGGGTTGATGAGAATACGGCATCGACGTCGGCAATACTCATACCCTGAATAGGATTATCTTTGTGTACATACACAGCAAGCGCGTCGATAGCGACAGGAATTGGCGTTGGCTTGTAGCCAAATTTTTTCTCAAACGCTTCGATTTCTTTGTCCTTCATTTTGCGACTCATAGGACCAAGGTTTGAAGTGCCCTCGGTTAAGGCTGGAGGCGCAGTTGATGAACCCGCTGCTTGAATTTGAATATTGACATTCGGGTAGTTACGCTTGAATTCTTCAGCCCAAAGCGTCATCAAATTGGCCAAGGTATCTGAACCAACTGATGATAGGTTACCTGATACACCACTGGCTTTTTGATAAGCAGGAATACCGGCATCAACTTTTGCTTCAGCAAATGCAAAACCCGAGGCTAGCACACTAGCAGCTACCGCGCTGCGGGCAATAAACTGTTTAAATTTCATAATTTTCAATCCTAATTAATAACTGTGATCAACAATGATCAAATTACTACACTTTTATGACATCTATATGACAGTCAGTGACAAACGCCACTGACTGATAACTAAAAAGCCTTAAAACTTGTGTTCTAGACCTAAGCCAAATGTCGACTGCTCATCCTTAACGCCAGCGGTATCCGTTTGCTCATCCGCGGCAAAATAACCATATACTTTGGTTGCTTTTGCTAATTTGTAATCCGCACCTAATACTAGGCTAGTTTTTTCAGCATCGTCATCGGCATCTTTATCGATATCAGCTGCAGCATACTGCGCTTTCAGCTTCCAGCTATCAATTTTCCAGGCAACAGACAAGGCATAGCCAGATTCATCAGCAACACCGTTCTCATCTTCATCATTAATTTCAGATGTCTGATATAGCGCACCCAAGGTTACCGCATCGGTGACTGCAACATTACCAGCTAAACGTAATAAATCACGCTTATCAACGTCACTGTCATAGCCTAAACCGACACTGAAAATATCGGCTGAATAATCGGCAACTACAGAAAAACCATCAACACTGTCACGATCTTCACCATCAGTAACGCCATCTTCTTCACCCAGAACGCCCATCGCATATACGGTAAAACCAGACATAGTCGGCGACGCATATTGAATCATATTGCTTACACGATTCTCACCTTCTAGGGCGTTTTTGATATCGCCAAGAAAGTAGTCATTAAAGACTTCAACTTTTTTACCCAACGTTTTAACAGGCGTATCAGCACGGCCAGCAATCACCTGACCCCAGCTATCACCCTCAACACCAACATACACATTGCGTGCCTTGAAAACATTTTCAGTATTCTCGCCAAACAGGTCACCATCTGCGGCTACTTCATATTCAACCTTTGCTAATGCTTTCAGGCTCTCAGTAATCGCAGTGTCTCCTTTAAAGCCCAAACGAGATGCATGTGAAACCAGCTGTAAATTATCTTCAACGGTTTCCTTGTCGGCTTTTTCTTCAACTTGGTTTACCGAAAGATTAACCTTACCGTAAACTTTCGCATCAGCAATCGCTACATTAGCGGCCATTACCGAGGCTGCAGCTAGAGTGAGGGTTATTTTTTTCATAATGACGTTCCTATAAAGGCGTTAAAATTAAATACTGCATTGAACGAGGGGCATTATGTGAAACTTTTGTTACAGTTTTATGACAATTAATAATTTTTTCACAATAGATAAGAAATTTTTAAAAAATGAATATTTTTCAATAGCTTATAAAAACTCCACCTAGAAGCTTTGCACTAAAAATGGCATATTATGCTGGCTATTAAGGCGTTTATGACAGCAATTATGACAAGCTATGATTATGAGTAGCAGCTACGGCGCCGCGGTGTTTATTAATAGCAGGAGATGGCAATCAAGATGACCAGTAAAAAACCGGCGTATTGGTGAACCAGTGGATGAACTGGTGGCGAACTGGTAGCGAACCGGTGAAAGCCCAGGCCAAATAAAGCTTTATTGCTGAAGCTGGCGAGAAAGCTGATCAATATTCACAGCTTGCGTGATTCGGTGCGCAGGAATAACAAAGCTAAAGCGGCTGCCTTTGCCCAGCTGACTACTCACCACAAGCTCGGCATCGTGGTGAGATAAAACTCGCTTTACCAAAGCCAAACCAAGGCCTGTGCCACCACGATCGTTAGCTCGACTAGGGTCAACCCGATAAAATCGCTCGGTTAAGCGCGGTATATGGAGAAGATCAATGCCTACGCCATGATCTAGCACAGAAAACTCAAGCCCAGTATCTAACTGAAGCAATGCCACTTCGACTATCGTATCGGCAGGCGAGTATTTTAACGCATTGATAATCAAATTCAGCATGGCTATGTGCAACTCACTTTGCTTGCCGAATATGATCAGCTCTTCAGGCGCCGTCATTACAATCTGGCGCCCTGCCCCAACACTGGACAATCTCGCTTCATCACAAACCATCTGCACAAGCCGAGGCATAGATACTACGGTGTTATGCATTTCGTGTGGCAAGGTATCTAAGCGAGATAACTCTAATAAATCGCGTAACAAACTTTCCATACGTAAGGCATGCTGAGACATCTGCTGCAGCGGAGCTGCCATTCGCGGCAGCTCCGCGCTAAACTGCTCGAAATTCTCGATATAACCCATTAACACCGTAAGGGGCGTGCGCAATTCATGCGAGACATTGGAGACAAAATCCAGCCGCATTTGCTCTAAGCGCTGAATCTCTGTGATATCACGCGCAAATATTAAACGATTGCCGTCGCCAAAATGTGAAATCTGCACCGCCAACATGCGATCATTATCCACTGGCGCAGCGATTTGCACCTGCTCATTATCTTTGCCTTCAGACTCATAAAAGGCAATAAAACTTGGGTCACGCAGAAAGTTAAGAATTGACTGCCCTTCATCACTGGGAAATCTTAAACCGAGGTTGCGCTGCGCAGAAGCATTACACCAGGCAATCAAACCTTGCTCATCAACTAATACAACTGCCTCTGATAGTGATGAAAGTGAATTTTGGAATTGGTCTAGCTCGTGACGCAGCTGTGCTTTGGCGCGCTGATGCTTGCGCTGAAAGTAAAATAATCGGTCACAGACTATACCCCAAAAGCCGATAGTTTCTGGCGGGTGTGAGTCATCATTGCGCCTAAGCCAATCATCGATGCGCTTTAGCTGCCATAGACTCCAGCCAATATAGGCGCCAGCAAAAAGAAACAAGCTTAACCATAAATAGCCTGAAACTAAGCCGATCAAGCCACCTATCGCCAATAAAATCAGGATGCGGCTCAGCTCTTTGGTCCAATGTCTTTGCTTCATAGTCTGTGTCTTGAATTAGGCAAGTGATTCTACCTTGCAACAAAACTGAGCGCCACGAATAACAGCGTATACAGCTAGCAAATAGCAGAAAAAATGAACGCTGTCTTGAGTTTAGAAATAGTTCTTAGATCAGCGATTCGGGAGTGATAAACAGCGACTAGAGCGTCATGAGGGTTAATGCGCAACGGCTGAAAATCGATAACCGGCGCCTCGCACGGTTTGCACTAAATTACCATAATCGCGATCCACCGCCACTGACTGCAGGGCCTTCCGTAAGCGTCTGATATGCACATCAACCGTGCGCTCTTCCACATACACACTATTACCCCAGACATGATCAAGTAGCTGGCCACGAGAGTAAACACGGTTTTGATGGGTCATGAAAAAATTGAGCAGCTTATATTCGGTTGGACCCATATTGATGTCTTGACCATCGACGGTTACACGATGACTACCGTGATCCAGTTTAAGGCCGTCGACTTCGATAAAGTCGCTATTTTGTAGCTTACCTGAGCGGCGCATCACCGCTTTTAAGCGCGAGATCAACTCACGTGGCGAAAACGGCTTGGTGATATAGTCGTCGGCACCAACATCGAGACCTTGAATCTTATTATCTTCAGAGGTTTTTGCAGTTAGCATAATAACTGGAATTTGCGCAGTCAGCTCGTCTTTGCGAATTCGTCGCAAAAGTTCTAAGCCACTGCCGCCTGGCAGCATCCAGTCTAACAAGATCACATCAGGTGCACAGTCATGAACCTGCGCATAAGCTTGATGTATATCTGCGGCCTCAAAGCAGTCAAACTCTGCCATCTCAAGACCCATTCTTACCATATCGCGGATTGCTGACTCATCATCAACAATCAAAACCTTAACACCCTGCATGGCTAATTGATTACCTTTAATCTGTCATAGTACAACGCGAATTCGTTAATACCTTATAACACTCAGTAAACTACACTTATATGACAAATATATGACAACAATCCCGCTTTTTATGAGTTTCTTGTCATATTCTACCTAGCTGTTGGCTGACGCGATTAATCTAGGATAACAGTTTTATTACCACTGATAATTACACGATCTTCAATATGTAAGCGAACACCACGAGCTAATACATCACTCTCAACATCTTTGCCCAGTCTGACCATATCTTGCTTGCTGTGGCGGTGAGACACCCTTACCACATCTTGCTCAATAATCGGCCCCTCATCTAACTGGCCAGTAACATAATGACAAGTCGCACCAATCAATTTTACCCCGCGCTCATACGCTTTTTGATAAGGGTTAGCACCAATAAAGGAAGGCAGGAAGCTATGATGAATATTTATCATTTGTCCCGCATAGGCTTCACACAGCGTATTTGGCATAATCTGCATAAAACGCGCAAGCACGGTAAAGTCTGCTTGATAGTGA contains:
- the pstS gene encoding phosphate ABC transporter substrate-binding protein PstS family protein, which produces MKFKQFIARSAVAASVLASGFAFAEAKVDAGIPAYQKASGVSGNLSSVGSDTLANLMTLWAEEFKRNYPNVNIQIQAAGSSTAPPALTEGTSNLGPMSRKMKDKEIEAFEKKFGYKPTPIPVAIDALAVYVHKDNPIQGMSIADVDAVFSSTRKCGATANIETWGQLGLADAWDKRTIQMFGRNSVSGTYGYFKKKGLCKGDFKNNVNEQPGSASVVQSVSTSINGIGYSGIGYKTSSVRSVPLSKKVGGEFVDATPANAVAGTYPLSRFLYVYVNKAPNKPLDPITLEFLRLVLSQQGQEVVVKDGYIPLPESVVAKVLSKIAQ
- a CDS encoding porin codes for the protein MKKITLTLAAASVMAANVAIADAKVYGKVNLSVNQVEEKADKETVEDNLQLVSHASRLGFKGDTAITESLKALAKVEYEVAADGDLFGENTENVFKARNVYVGVEGDSWGQVIAGRADTPVKTLGKKVEVFNDYFLGDIKNALEGENRVSNMIQYASPTMSGFTVYAMGVLGEEDGVTDGEDRDSVDGFSVVADYSADIFSVGLGYDSDVDKRDLLRLAGNVAVTDAVTLGALYQTSEINDEDENGVADESGYALSVAWKIDSWKLKAQYAAADIDKDADDDAEKTSLVLGADYKLAKATKVYGYFAADEQTDTAGVKDEQSTFGLGLEHKF
- the phoR gene encoding phosphate regulon sensor histidine kinase PhoR, translated to MKQRHWTKELSRILILLAIGGLIGLVSGYLWLSLFLFAGAYIGWSLWQLKRIDDWLRRNDDSHPPETIGFWGIVCDRLFYFQRKHQRAKAQLRHELDQFQNSLSSLSEAVVLVDEQGLIAWCNASAQRNLGLRFPSDEGQSILNFLRDPSFIAFYESEGKDNEQVQIAAPVDNDRMLAVQISHFGDGNRLIFARDITEIQRLEQMRLDFVSNVSHELRTPLTVLMGYIENFEQFSAELPRMAAPLQQMSQHALRMESLLRDLLELSRLDTLPHEMHNTVVSMPRLVQMVCDEARLSSVGAGRQIVMTAPEELIIFGKQSELHIAMLNLIINALKYSPADTIVEVALLQLDTGLEFSVLDHGVGIDLLHIPRLTERFYRVDPSRANDRGGTGLGLALVKRVLSHHDAELVVSSQLGKGSRFSFVIPAHRITQAVNIDQLSRQLQQ
- the phoB gene encoding phosphate regulon transcriptional regulator PhoB, which encodes MQGVKVLIVDDESAIRDMVRMGLEMAEFDCFEAADIHQAYAQVHDCAPDVILLDWMLPGGSGLELLRRIRKDELTAQIPVIMLTAKTSEDNKIQGLDVGADDYITKPFSPRELISRLKAVMRRSGKLQNSDFIEVDGLKLDHGSHRVTVDGQDINMGPTEYKLLNFFMTHQNRVYSRGQLLDHVWGNSVYVEERTVDVHIRRLRKALQSVAVDRDYGNLVQTVRGAGYRFSAVAH